TGGCCATGCAGGAGGAGAGTCATAGCGGAGTCATGGAGAGTCATATTTGCAAATCTTCTAACTCTTCTGATCTTATCATCTCGATCATCAGACGATGAGCTCAGGGAGAAGGAACAGACGAATAATTCCACTTCACTTACGGAAAAGAGCATCCGTTGCGTATGTCTTGCAATTGAGAATTATCGACTACAAAATACTAACCAACTTAGCTGCGATCGATGCAAACTGAAAAAAACCAAGTGTTTGGGAGGATTTCCTTGCACGAAATGTAAACTCTCTAAGGAGGAGTGTGTGATAACTCCCAAGGTTATAGAGGATGTTCTGAAGGATTACAAGTATGTCCATATCAAAAGCATCGAAGTACAGTGTCGAATATACTAACTTTGAGAATATAGAGAGTTGTACCTTTCAGTGAAAAGctacaattgcaaattggAGAGAATCGTTCAGTATCTCTTTCCAGATGCAAGTCTTGATATGCTCCGAAACAATATTGACATGtttgagaagaaaatgtGCATAGACAAACTGTTGGTACCACAGAGAACGAGACTAGAAGGCAAACCAGCTGATGGAGAAACAATAAACAATTTCAGAAGGCTGTTTGTAATGACAACAGATCGAAGTTTCCTTGATTTTATTGAGAACAATGATCATGTTGTCAAGAATGAGGCTGCCAGAGGGCAAAGCTTGAGGCCATATGTGGCCAATCCTAGAACTATTTCAATGTTGTCTTCAGCTATAAAGGAAGCTCTCGCTATACTACCATCAGATGAAAAGATCACGATGTTTGTCCAGATCTTTCTAAATATCTGTGAAACCAATTATTTCTACGCTATTCATCTGGAAGTGTATGGAAAATTGGTCGATCTCTACGAAGCAAGACGGGTCGGAGACTTGGAATACTTCTATCGAGAATGGCCCTTTTTGGTAATCGTTTTGTCAATGCTTTCGGTGTCGGCTGGTTTTGATTATATTGGATCCAAATTGCCCATAcctcaagaagaatacagTGTTAATCCCGGATACAATTACTACTTCGCTTCAATGCCCTTTGTAGGTTTCTTATTAGACAGTAAAGCTATCGAAGGTGCACAAGCTCTTTTGATGTTGGGAGTGTTTTTGACTACAAACAAGAATGAACAATTTGGATTGGCTGATGGAGGTTACTCATTCATGGCTTTGGCTTTAGAGATAGCTATTTCCAATAAACTTTATACCAAGGACACATTTAGTCGTCTACCTGATTACGAAGCTGAAGCCATGAAGCGCCTTTGGTGGTCATGTTACACTTTAGAGAGAAGACATGGGTTCAATCTTGGAAAACCAGAGTTATTCCGAATCGAAGACATCACCGTTGGATTACCAGAGTACAGTTTTGAACTAAGGAATAACAGTGGCTCGTCAAACCATCTCAATCAAAGAGTAGTGATTCAGTTAACAATGGTTTTCATCAAGCTAACTAAACTAGAATACACTAAAACCACCTCAGCTAATAGAGTTGAAATCGATACAAAGATGATCAGAGCACTAGCTGACGATGTGGAAGAATGCAGAGCAAGCTTCCCAGAATACGCTTTGATAGAAAACCTCGATCCTTCAGCGGACTTATATAGAGGTAACGTCCATCTCCATTTGAACTACTACCTTGCAAAGATCTACATCGGAAAGCCGTTTTTGCTTTACAAAGTTGAGAACCAACTGAAAATCCAAGAAAATAGCTACGAGACTGCTATTGTCGATCACTTGTCTTCTATTTGCATCGATGCTGCTTTCTGCTCTATTGAGCTACTCAGCGTTCTTGAAAAAAACTCTAAATTGGGGCAATTTTCCTTTACCGACCTCAACTTTTGTAATATTTCACTTTTTGTCATATTGGTGTATTTGAACATTGACAAATCTGACAATacacttcttttccttctgaAAGGGTTAGGTATTCTTCGAACCCTTTCTCGTGGTTCAGCTACAGCAAAGCTGTCATTGaacaaacttcaaaaatttATTGACTTAGTCTCTGTAGTTGACACAAAGACTACAGATTCTAGCCAAGCACCGTATGCTCTTGTAGATCTTGAAGCCGGAGGAATGGGCTTTCCTGAACTTCCTTCAGACATTGATGGTTTTCTCCAGTTGGAGAATTTTGGGTTCATGGACTTCAACCTATTTGATTCCGGTCTGGTCTTGCAAGATATATCTGACCATATAGTATGAGTGCAGAGCATCGTAGACTTATTCACTTATTGTACAAAAAGCTCTATGAAAGGAGAAGTGATACACTCATaaacttcaccaataaACGtatttctacatttctATTAAGACCATTTAAGCTATTCGACAGAACTATCAAGAAGTCACTTACGAGACGTTCCGAACAATTCTCGCATTTTACGAGAATCGtaaatgattgcaaaatcgCATCTGCATGCGCAGAGATGACAAAAAAAATATTAAGACCGTTTTTTGGAGCAATATGAAAAAGTAAAATGCTTCAATTCACTTTTAGTTTAATTTCCGTCTAATCTAATTCATCACAACCAAATACAGTCGTCATAGATGATCGTGATAATATCTCCGTTTCACATTTAAAGACATTCTCCTTTCGCATACAACTTTTGCATGGATATTAAGCACACACAACCGACAGAATGGTACCTTCAGAAATCATAGATCCAATGCCCACAAGCTCAgacgaacttgaagtacttACGAATGTGACTTCCGAAGACGTAACTGCATATTTGAATCAAATATCTCCATATTTCAAAGTAGATAAGACAAAGTATGGAGGCAGAGGGTGTTTTTCATACTCTGAAATACCAGCTGGAACAGTGCTCTTAACTTGCGAGCAGTCGTTAAGTTCAACCATAGTAAAACCTTTCAGGAAGGAAGCATGTACTTTTTGTTTCTCGTACTACGATGGAAGAATCCTCAAGCTGAAAATCCAAAAGAAGTTTGGTAAAGATGTAGtttctttgttcttctgctcTGAAAAATGCAAGGAACAGTTTTGCAATCAGGACATAGATGATATATACCAGGATTCTCTTTTGGAAGTGGAAAAACATTATATCAATGGATTGAATAaacatgaagaagaactcaaaGAACCACCAAAGAATATGGATTTGGACGAAGTCATTAAGCAGGAGTGGGTAAACGTTTCATTATGGGAAAAGAAAGTTTCATCTACAAAAGCTTCCAAAAGAGCCAATATGATCCCCAGAATATCTGATAGTGAATACATAGAAATCAAATATGTCATTGGAGTcctcttcaagttgttttctAATGAGAAAAACCAGACCACATTGAGTATAAATCAATATTTGCATGAATTGCCAAGATGTGAAAGAGACCTCTTTGAATTGAATCTTTTCCGCATTTTACAATCAACTGAGTTAGAAAAGGTACACAAGTATCCGTATCTTTTGTATTCCTATATCAACATCTATAAATTCATAAAGCTAACTGCTCTACCTCCATTGCAGCCTTTCATCACTTCTGATTTGGTGAGATCTTCCATCGGAAGAAATATTTCCAATGCCTTTGGCATTTGGTCCGATTCcagttcttctgaagagGAAAGAGAATACTTTGGATTTGGAGTATACCCATCTGCATCTTATTTCAATCATTCATGTGGACCCAACGTAGTTAAGAAAAGAATCGAGAACAAATTGACATTCACAACCTTGAGAGATATTTCAGCTGGTGAAGAACTCTGTATCGACTACGGTAATTACATCAATGAACCGGTGGAGGTAAGGCAAAAGGAATTGAGTGAATGGTTCTTTAATTGTGGTTGTGACAAATGTGTTgctgaacttcaacaattgtCTTCATGAATTCTATAAGCATCTATAatagttcttcaatttACTACGTAATTCGTTCTTCAAAGTGTAAAATCGAAATCATGGTAgaactttttgaattcttcacaATCCTTCGATTCTTGTAGCATTGGCTGTTGACATTTATCCCAGTACACCCTTTTCGGCAAGTTCAAGAGATGTGCCAACACTCGTCTGGGGAATTGCAAATCTActgatttggaagaatccGTCAAACGTGCAACAAAGTACATtttatcattttcatccaGATAAACAGTGAACATAATATAATCGTATTCGTTAATTGTTTGTATTAAGCCAGGATCCTTTTCATCTTTGTAACTTTTAAACTCGAGTTTATGGTTTCTTTCGTAGCGTTCGTTGTTGGAATGTGCTTTGTTCTCTAGAGTCTGAGAAAATTTATTTAGAAAGTATTCGGGAATTGGCACAACTTGTACACTGGCATGGACGTTTTCCAATCTATtaatttcaaagaaaacaagacGGTAGAAAGGGTTGCTCTTCAAAAATGCCTTAACAAGTGAGTTTTGGTACTGTAATATCTCTTTATAAATTGGCGATTCAATTACATTGGATGTTTTCTCTCGTATGGATGCAATATGTTCAATGGGTAAGATGATAGCATGGCCAGGGAAGCGCAAATGTTTATTTGGCCGTGTTAATGGTCCCTTAGCAATGGTCATGTAGGTATGAGATGCAATTGATATGATCATATGAGTCTCTGTGTTTGGGTTTGAGAGACAAAAGAAACATTGATCAGAAGTGACTTTCTTAGCCTTCTTGGGGACGATATTAGATTGGGTAATTTCTTTAATGTCCGTTTCATCCTCAGCAGGTCTCTTTTTTGACACAAACGGTACATGTACCGTCGTGAAAGGATTTGGGCCAACCTGTGTCCCAACATTCTGCGGTTGAAGACCCAATCCAAATGCATAGAACCATTTTTCTCCTGAACCTTCTTCTCCCAAACTGATGAAACGCGTAAATTCACCAGATTCCCACTTGAAAGGCTTGTATTCAAAGAACTTGCCGCGTTCGTTTCCCACAGCAAAATGGTATCTTggttttgtttctttgacaacttcatcgATAAACGAGTCTCCTACGAGAAGTAGTTTCTCTTCGGCTGCAATAGCTTTTGGCCAATTGTATGTTACTAGTATATCTATCTTCGATCTGTTCTCTCTAACCAATAGGAGAGCTTCGGATTTATGGTCATCCAATTCAGCTCTTCCAGCAATCATCATCACTACTACGCCCGATTGtaatttgaagattttcaCTAACAGTTTCAGCATTGTAAAGTTCGCTTTGATGTCAATTAAATCTGAAGAACCATTTTGCtcattctcttcaataACAGACTCGTGAAATCCATTTTTACCCTCAGTGAAATAAGCAGGGGCATTTAAATCTGTTgctggaattgaagatgcCAGACTAGGAAGGACATCACCAAGGAGAAGAATGGCCTCAAATGGGCCGTTTTTCGAGTTCTGAACATTAGCCTTGGCCAAGACCTTGTCAAGATTGACAGGCAGTGGATTCAaaaccaagaacttggattTGTCAGCCATTTTTTGTACCTAAAATTGTTCGTAGCTCAGTATATTTTCGTAGTAAAGcagaagtgaaaagttaCAAGTTACCAGAATCTGAAATCGATGAGATTGAGCTGGGGAAGCAATTCCGAGGTAATGTATTTTGACGATATTCACGTGATGTAATATATTCCGGTCTTTTTGTTTACTTTTCGGCTCGCAGTACAAATTAGTATTTCTAGAACTCACGaattgttttctttctaaTTGAACCTCATAATCATTGATTTCCGTTTCGATTTTCCAGACAGTCATGTCAAATTCTAAAGGCACCAATATTAAAGTTTTGGTTCGTGTGCGGCCGCTTTTGCCGCGTGAAGAAGCCCTAGAAGATGAGTCTTCCAAGCAATGTTTAATCACAATGCCTGTAGAGAGTCCTATGACTACGATTCTAAAAGTACCAACCACATCTACTTTCCATTCACAAAAGAATAAACAAAATCGTCCAGGGTCgccttcaatttcagaagaagaattcaaaaagtaCACCTTTGACGAGTCGATATGGTCTTTTGACAGACATCAGGATAACTTTGTAGACAACTCTGCCTTCTATGAGAAAACAGGGCCAGATATCATTAACCACTTTTTCCAGGGTTACAACGTCTGTCTACTAGCATATGGACAAACGAGTTCAGGTAAAACTCACACGATGATGGGCAATAGAAACGACCCTGGCCTTATACCTTTGATCATTAAAGATATTCTTGGTCAAAAAGAGCTATTAATTAACGAGAAAATCAATTGCGAAGTTAAGATTTCGTATATAGAGATTTATAACGAGCAGGTTAATGATTTGCTTGGATCAGAAGAATCTACCAAATGCCGCGTAAGAGAACATCCCATAACAGGTCCGTATGTGGAAAATGTGAAAGATTTCATTGTTAATGATTACGAcgatttcaagaacttgctAAACAAGGGCAATTTAAAACGGTCTACTGCCTCAACCTCTATGAATGACAAGAGTTCTAGATCACATGCAATAATAACATTGACTCTTAAGCAGACCAAGTTTGCTGACGCGGATTCGTCGTTAGATATTGGTGATGCTGATGAGGAAATGGTGTCGAACATTAAATTAGTAGACTTAGCAGGCTCTGAGCGTTTGGCTAAAACAAAAGTGTATGGACAGCAGGACAGAATAAAGGAAGGAACTTTAATCAACAAGTCTCTAAGTGTATTGGGAAGATGTATAAACTTACTCTctgccaattcttcaaaccCAAATTCCAAACCAGCACTTGTTCCTTACCGAGATTCTATTTTGACATACCTTCTCAAAGAGAATTTGGCAGGTAATTCGCGTAGTTTTATGATCTTCTGTGTTTCACCTATAGACTTTGAGGAAACGTACCAGACCCTTAATTACGCCACACAAGTCAAAACCATCAAAACAGCAGCCAGGGCCAACAAAACTAAGTTGTCCACAATTCCTGTGCAATGGGATTTGTTGCGTCAAAGTGATCAGGATGCTATCACTTCTCTTAAACAAGAGGTCCAAGAATTAACcgacaaattgaaaagaatggAAAGCTCGGAACAGACGCCATCGCTGGCGAGCGATAATTTCAATAAGCTAATAAACTACTTGGAAAACGAGACACGCAGACTTAGGTTTGAGAACAAgtatttgaaaaatcagtTGAATAAGAAAGATAAGGAAGTCGAAGAGCTCAATAAACATGTCAACTACATCGATCACGAATTTGACGAATTTGCCTTTCAGATTCAACAGATCCAAAGTGACAGTGTTAgtcaagagaagaatcatTTACAAGTGAATTGTCAGACGACGGTCGAAGAGCTTGAGAAAGAACTCGAGATGTTTGACCCCGTTAGGGCATTTTAGAAATATCAcaaagatgaagatcaaTAGGTGTGAATTGGACGAACTAGTCAGATAACTTGACATCGTCTAGCTTATTCGTGAAGTAACCACTTATATTTCCACATATAATTCACATATCGTCCCAAACACATCTAATTGAGAAATGTGGACAGAAAAAAAACTCAAAGTAGTAACAATATTGAATAGTCAAAAATACACAAACCTGTCCTATCTCctgtttcttctccacTCCATATTTTCTTTCCCGAACCTCTCCCTTGTCACCTTACAAACATTCAGCCTAACATATTGGAGGACCCTGGATGTCATACGTTCCTATCAATGTCCTGCATGTAcacttttttttttccGCGCGCACATAACATACAGCGATAATATGCCTATTCCATTTTGCCCCACTGAAAATCACACACTTGACATTTTTGAACCACTGATTCTTTTATCGAGATTTCTGAGTTAAGTTTCTTTCAGAAAGATTTATAGAATCCGTACGACTTTCACAGTTCAGCACAGAATGGATACGATTCCCGTCTTTGGATCCTCGGTTCAAGAGGCCGTACAGGCCACAGTTCGTCTCGGTAAACCACTCTTTGTCTTCTTATCGGTGAACTCGGAAGAGAATCTGGCTACGTTCCTCGAGCAGTTCTTCCACAGCCAGGAGGCAATAGATAGCGAAATAGGACAACTTGTCACGGAGTCATTTGTGACATTGAAGCTTGTAGAAGACACGGTAGAGTTTGGCTATTTCCAGCAGATATTTTCGAACTTGATTGTTCCTAGCTTCTATATTATCCAGAATGGAAAATTGCTAGACGTGATTTCTGGAGAGACCACTGAAGCACAATTTGTCGAAAAAGTAACCAATGTAATTATAGCTGAAACAAACCAAATCTCAACAGGTCCAGAAACATCACAAACTGATACAAATGGTGCAAATGCCGCTAAtatttctaattcttcCATTTCATCGGTTCCTGCTCCTAACACAGCCACACAAATACATTCAGATCCAGTATCAGATACATCTGCAACAAATTCGACAGTCGCAAATGTAGATCTGCCaacagcttcttcatcttcggATAACCAGAGACATTCTCAAAGCCCGGTTGGACAAGTGGAAACTGTCAAATCTACCAAGCCACAATCAGCCCATGACAGAACAGCTTCGGAGTACCATAAACAATATCTAGCTTCTAGAAAGAAgcaggaagaagagagacTCAGGCTTCGAGTACTCCTTCAGGCGgatcaaaaagaaagactcTCGAGACAAAGAGAGATGGACGAAATTCTTCATGGTTcagaatcaacttctccacaGCCCAAATCACAATCTCCAGCACACCCAGCACAACATGATGTGTGTTTTCTCTCAATAAAGCTTTTCGATGGAAGTTCATTGAAGCACGAGTTTCTGTCATCAGATACATTGAATACTGTAAGGGAGTGGTTGGataaagaaacagaaataaTACCTCCCACAGACTCCCTACCATCTTTTGCAAGCTCTTCGTATCCGCAGCCTACAAATTACGCCTTTCACCGCCCGATATTACCGAGAGAGACTTATACAGATGAGCAAGAGTTCCAGAAGCTTGTTGACCTTGGATTGTGCCCTAGATCTGcattgatcttgaagcCTATTTATGACGATAAGTACCTGAGTTCGTATCCTACCAATAAGACTTCAGGAGGTATATTGAGGGGTGTAGGCGGAACTTTAGCCAGAGTAGGAAGTGCTTTATATTCGTTCTTTGATTATGGGGTAGATGACACTCAGGAACATCAGCATCAAGACTATGATGAACCGGATGGTTCCAGAAGTCCACGTGATCCCACCAGTCCTTCCAGACCTTCAGCTACAGCATCTGGTTCGTCTCGTGTAGATTTCCCTGTGAGACCACCATTGTTTTCAATCGACAATAACGTGccttcatcgtcttctcTCATCAACATCTCGGAACCTGCGAACAAcaattcgtcttcttctttacaACAGGAAGGGCCTACGTCGTTCTTCATTGACGAGTCTAATAATCCTTCAGTATACAACAGTAGAGCCTCAACACCCAAACCGTTAGGATTGTCGCTGATTAGTAGAGTCCAGACTATTCATGATGAGCAAGATGATAAGGACAAGAAAGACGTGGATACATATAATGGTAACTCAGTGAACCTTCGTGGAAaggatgatgaagataagaGAGGTTAATTATGGTGTATGTTCATATATATAGTTCTACGATATTCATGTTTTCACATTTACCTCAATGAGAAAATATATAtgagaagaaacaaagtTATAGTTGTAATTAAAGTCAGATGAGTGAAGACCTGGAGTCTGCTGTAGCTATAGGATTGAGCAAAGAAATTAtaggctgcgaaaaattaCCAACAGAATCAAAGACACCAAAATCAGCAAGAAAAACTAGTAGCAAATAAACGATAACACACAAGAGAAATAAGTATAAATATTGCCACATTCACAAAGTGTTCACTTCTTCGTTTACGACAATTTTTCTCCATACAAACACTGGCACCAAAATCCAAATCTCATGAAGCCTCTTCTTTATCTCTATCTCCAACTTTTGTCTCTCCTGTACGGCTCAAGTCGCATAGATTAGATTATCTGAGAATTTTCACCCAAGGATATCcttatttcttcaaatatgCGATATATTTCCCATTATCTCTAACTCTTCTAATGAACGACTTGAAATCAATGgagaagatcaagatcTCCAGCTTGGAGTCGTTGCTTCGATTTCCGGGCTATTCACAGTTGGTTTCTGATGCATCTGTGCTTACATGTGGATGTCTCGCTTCAGAGTCTGGATTTTCAATTGATAAAGTCAATAATAGTGGCAAATGTCCCAATTGCAATACAGAAAACGTCTCAATACTCAGTGAAATCAAACCACTTAGAGACCTCTTTAAGATAGTTCAACTGTTGAACTATCAACTCACGTCacagtcttcttcttcgttccAGACTTCTTCGAGGAGAAGAAGGTCCTCTTCCAAAAAAAGTGTGAGAGGAGGAATTGAGTCTGCAATAGCTGAAGgatcttctgcttctgacTCAATGGATTTTATTACActtttctacaagtttgccaaagaagaggatCAGGCATCGATGCCTGAAAAGCCAGCATCGCCTGACCATGCTAAGGTACAGCCTATAGCGATTCAGCCTGGAAAGGCCCTGGCGGACTTGCCTGTAgcaaattcttcattgCCTCTGTACCATAACTCGACATCTCTATCACCACAACATAACACGCCTAATTTCGGTCTAGAATCAAGTTTCCATAGAGCAGAGTCTACtttcaataccaacaacttgatctttGATGAGTCACTTGTAAAGAGTTacagtgaagaaaaagagtaCAACTTCTCGAAATGTTTTCCTTACCATCGGAAACTATCTACATTTGCTACCCAACTGAGCAAATTGCATTTGTCCTTTAAGCTGGGCTCCATCATCAAGCGTAATTTTATAGGCAGTAACATCCACACCTACTTGGACTTCAATATTGGGAAGGAGGTGACGCGTTTTGTTCTTATAACTGAGAAGAAGTGGGAATTGTACGAGTACGTAGTTCCAATCAGTGGCTCGGACAATTATGGAGTCAAACCCCAGCTTATTTGCTGTGGGAAGCTGACAGGAGAGTATGGAGACAGTAGTAGTAGTCTCAATCTGTTCAACGGAGCAAAGTCGGCGACTGGCGAAATTGTCATAAAAAACGACTTCAACACCAGCAATGATGGCGTTAGTACTTCTGACtcagatttgaaaaagaaactCCAACTGTGGGACCATTTATACTGTCGTTTGTCAAAGAATTATCTTGTCATATCGGGAACAAAAGGCATGATGAGAGTGTTTAACGTTAATAGAATGTCACCTTATCAGTTTGGTCAGCCTGTTTATACAtacatcaccaacttccCCATAAGATGTATAGCTATAGCACCTAATGACGGACTAGTAGCGTGTGGTATTACTGCCAGAGAACGGTTATCTGGAAAAGAACAGCCATTCATCATCTTGCATAGACTCTTATCCTCGGAGGACAATTACCTTCACCAAGTCGACCCCATCACCATCACTATACCTTACAGAGATCCCATTAAAATCATGCGCTTTAATCTTACTTCTACGCATTTGCTATGTTGCACGGCCTGGGAGTCGCGGTACCTAGTGATTAAGCTTAGAAGTACCAACGAAAACGGTGAAAATTACAGAAGACCGCGCATGATATGGTCTGATACAACGTACAAGAGTaaaagattcagaagtGATGTAGAGGGTGAGGATAAACTAGCcgaagaaacagcagatgCCGACTACGAGTTAATGATGACCAATGAAGGCATCACTGATTTGCAGTTTGGAGCACTTAACTCGAACACCGTGGTGATCTCGTCATGCTCGCTAAAGAGTAGACCCCCAGTAGTAATCCGGTTGGATGGAGCGTTGATAGACTCTATGAAACACCATACGTTTTCTGACAATTACAGTGTACAGAATAGTTTTAACAGTatggaagatgaagagtaTAGCAGTATTAAGGCAGCAGAGACGGTCATGAAGATATCTGAGGTAGGATCTTTGATCCATGGATTCTCACTCTCTCCCAGAGGAGATGGTATagtcttcttggacaaagATGGCCGTCTCTATTTAATCCCTACCCCTAACCTTCTGTCGAAGTCTACTACTTCTACCTCTGGAGCAAGTAAGAAGGTGGTAATTCTCCTTGGAGAGGTTTCAAATGCCGAACGTTTCACAGAAGCTGCAGCCATTAAATTCTCCTCTGATGGAGGTAAGATCTTTGCAGTTGACAGAAAAGGTGTATTTTCGGTTTTTGACTTTACTAAAGGTGTTCCTGGCGAAGACCTTGATGTGGTTAAGTGTAAGATTCTTACATTCTAAGACTATGTATGCATATTTATGAATAACACATCTAATGActttttccaattcatttTATTCTCCTTATCGGTTAAAATTGGCACAAAGTTGCGATTGCCCTTTGAAGCATTCTGTAACTTCACCTTTATTATCCACCATCAGAATCATAAATTGTAaacttttcgcagctacCGCCCTGCGGCTCATCCATTCCATGCGGCAGTTCCTGTACATTAATAGAGCCACAGTAGTGGATTTTTCTGATGAGCACCGTGTGAAAAGTCGGTATCACCAGACCTTGGCGATGAATCTATCAGCCAATTatacaattcttctcttaGAAATAGTTGCTAATATTGGAGCTGTAGTGTTTTGTAAGAATATCCATACAAAAAAAAGCTACAATTTTTAACGCAATTAAGCTTCTGAGCCATTTGCCGTACTACCTCATCTCAGCTAGTCTCAGACCAGTCTC
This Scheffersomyces stipitis CBS 6054 chromosome 3, complete sequence DNA region includes the following protein-coding sequences:
- the PTR3 gene encoding transcriptional regulator of peptide transport (Regulator of expression of the PTR2, GAP1, and BAP2 genes involved in the the control of peptide transport [Saccharomyces cerevisiae]), with amino-acid sequence MEKIKISSLESLLRFPGYSQLVSDASVLTCGCLASESGFSIDKVNNSGKCPNCNTENVSILSEIKPLRDLFKIVQSLNYQLTSQSSSSFQTSSRRRRSSSKKSVRGGIESAIAEGSSASDSMDFITLFYKFAKEEDQASMPEKPASPDHAKVQPIAIQPGKASADLPVANSSLPSYHNSTSLSPQHNTPNFGLESSFHRAESTFNTNNLIFDESLVKSYSEEKEYNFSKCFPYHRKLSTFATQSSKLHLSFKSGSIIKRNFIGSNIHTYLDFNIGKEVTRFVLITEKKWELYEYVVPISGSDNYGVKPQLICCGKSTGEYGDSSSSLNSFNGAKSATGEIVIKNDFNTSNDGVSTSDSDLKKKLQSWDHLYCRLSKNYLVISGTKGMMRVFNVNRMSPYQFGQPVYTYITNFPIRCIAIAPNDGLVACGITARERLSGKEQPFIILHRLLSSEDNYLHQVDPITITIPYRDPIKIMRFNLTSTHLLCCTAWESRYLVIKLRSTNENGENYRRPRMIWSDTTYKSKRFRSDVEGEDKLAEETADADYELMMTNEGITDLQFGALNSNTVVISSCSLKSRPPVVIRLDGALIDSMKHHTFSDNYSVQNSFNSMEDEEYSSIKAAETVMKISEVGSLIHGFSLSPRGDGIVFLDKDGRLYLIPTPNLSSKSTTSTSGASKKVVILLGEVSNAERFTEAAAIKFSSDGGKIFAVDRKGVFSVFDFTKGVPGEDLDVVKCKILTF